Proteins from one Pongo abelii isolate AG06213 chromosome 19, NHGRI_mPonAbe1-v2.0_pri, whole genome shotgun sequence genomic window:
- the LOC100431591 gene encoding keratin, type I cytoskeletal 24 — protein sequence MSCSSRISSSRAGGRSSARVSAGGSSFSSGSRCGLGGSSAQGFPGGARGSSGAFGGSLGGGFGSCSVGGGFGGASGSGAGFGGGSSFGGVSGFGRGSGFCGSSGFSSGASGGFYSYGGGMGGGVGDGGLFSGGEKQTMQNLNDRLANYLDKVRALEEANTDLENKIKEWYDKYGPGSGDGGSGRDYSKYYSIIEDLRNQIIAATVENAGIILQIDNARLAADDFRLKYENELCLRQSVEADINGLRKVLDDLTMTRSDLEMQIESFTEELAYLKENHEEEMKNMQGISGGEVTVEMNAAPGTDLTKLLNDMRAQYEELAEQNRREAEEQFNKQSASLQAQISTDAGAASSAKNEITELKRTLQALEIELQSQLAMKSSLEGTLADTEAGYVAQLSEIQTQISALEEEICQIRGETKCQNTEYEQLLDIKTRLEVEIETYRRLLDGEGGGSSFAEFGGRNSGSTNMGSRDLVSGDSRSGSCSGQGRDSSKTRVTKTIIEELVDGKVVSSQVSSISEVKVK from the exons ATGTCTTGCTCGTCTCGCATCTCCTCCTCAAGAGCTGGAGGCAGAAGCTCAGCCAGGGTGTCTGCTGGTGGAAGCAGCTTCAGCAGTGGAAGCAGATGTGGTCTGGGGGGCAGCTCGGCCCAGGGCTTCCCAGGAGGAGCCAGGGGGTCTAGCGGTGCTTTTGGGGGCAGCTTGGGAGGGGGCTTTGGTAGCTGCTCAGTAGGGGGTGGTTTTGGGGGAGCTTCAGGCTCTGGGGCAGGATTTGGTGGGGGTTCTAGCTTTGGCGGGGTCTCTGGATTTGGCAGGGGTTCTGGATTCTGTGGGAGTTCTGGATTCAGCAGTGGTGCTAGTGGAGGCTTCTACAGCTATGGTGGTGGTATGGGAGGTGGTGTTGGCGATGGGGGGCTTTTCTCTGGAGGGGAAAAGCAAACCATGCAGAACCTCAATGACCGCTTGGCCAATTACCTAGACAAGGTCAGAGCCCTGGAGGAGGCTAATACTGATCTGGAGAACAAAATCAAGGAGTGGTATGACAAATATGGGCCTGGGTCTGGAGACGGTGGATCGGGAAGAGATTATAGCAAATACTATTCAATAATTGAAGATCTCAGAAACCAG ATCATTGCTGCCACTGTTGAAAATGCTGGGATCATTTTGCAGATTGACAATGCCAGATTGGCTGCTGATGACTTCAGACTGAA GTATGAGAACGAGCTGTGTCTCCGGCAGAGCGTGGAGGCTGACATCAATGGCCTGAGGAAAGTCCTGGATGACCTGACTATGACCCGCTCTGACCTGGAGATGCAGATCGAGAGTTTCACCGAGGAGCTAGCCTACCTGAAGGAGAACCACGAGGAG GAAATGAAGAATATGCAAGGAATCTCTGGAGGGGAGGTGACTGTAGAAATGAATGCTGCCCCAGGGACTGACCTGACCAAATTACTGAATGATATGAGGGCGCAGTACGAGGAGCTGGCTGAGCAAAACCGCCGAGAGGCTGAGGAGCAGTTCAACAAGCAG AGCGCATCACTACAAGCACAAATCTCCACTGACGCTGGGGCAGCCAGTTCTGCCAAGAATGAGATAACAGAACTGAAACGTACCCTGCAAGCCCTGGAAATTGAGCTTCAGTCCCAACTGGCCATG AAAAGCTCCCTGGAGGGAACCCTGGCTGACACAGAAGCTGGCTACGTGGCTCAGCTGTCAGAAATTCAAACGCAGATCAGTGCCCTGGAGGAGGAGATCTGCCAGATCCGGGGTGAGACTAAATGCCAGAACACAGAGTACGAGCAATTGCTGGACATCAAGACACGTCTGGAGGTGGAGATCGAGACCTATCGCCGCCTGCTCGATGGAGAGGGAGG TGGTTCTAGTTTTGCAGAATTTGGTGGTAGAAACTCAGGATCCACAAACATGGGATCCAGAGATCTGGTATCTGGTGACTCAAGATCTGGAAGCTGTTCTGGTCAAGGACGAG ATTCAAGCAAGACTAGAGTGACTAAGACCATCATAGAGGAGTTGGTGGATGGCAAGGTTGTCTCGTCTCAAGTCAGCAGTATTTCTGAGGTGAAAGTTAAATAA
- the LOC100436483 gene encoding LOW QUALITY PROTEIN: keratin, type I cytoskeletal 24 (The sequence of the model RefSeq protein was modified relative to this genomic sequence to represent the inferred CDS: inserted 2 bases in 2 codons; deleted 4 bases in 3 codons; substituted 3 bases at 3 genomic stop codons) — protein sequence MSDKLNVCRSIVSCSSRVSSSRAGGSSLARLSAGGSSFSSGGRCGLGGCSARGFERGADSYGLSGRSSSGFGGSFSGGFDNCSVGGGSSFSRISGFCGSSRLGGGVSGGFXQYGGCMGGGSGNGGLFSGGEKXAMQNLNDGLANYLDKVRALEEANXKIKEWCDKFGPGSGDGGSRRDCSKYYPIIEDHTDQIIAATINNASMTSPIDNAGLAADNFKMKYENELYLCQSVEAYVNGPQKVLSELNVTTWDLKIQSESLAEDLAYLKNNPKEEMSTLQRQSSGDVTVEMNSAPGADLTKRLNCMRKQXEELAEQNLREAEEXFNKQSASLQTQISTNAEAVSSAKSDINELKPVLQSLQHELQSVLAMQSSLEGTLADTEAGYVAQLSEIKMHISILEEQICQIWGETEYQNTEYAQLLDIKTRLEVEIETYHRLLSGEGGSEAREAESKGSLSVDSKGRISTAQSRGRVAF from the exons ATGTCAG ATAAGCTCAACGTTTGCAGGAGCATCGTGTCTTGCTCTTCTCGTGTCTCCTCCTCCAGGGCTGGAGGCAGCAGCTTGGCCAGGCTGTCTGCTGGTGGAAGCAGCTTCAGCAGTGGAGGCAGATGTGGTCTGGGGGGCTGCTCTGCCCGGGGCTTCGAAAGAGGAGCCGACAGCTATGGCCTGAGT GGGAGGTCTAGTAGTGGCTTTGGAGGTAGCTTTAGTGGGGGCTTTGATAACTGCTCTGTAGGAGGTGGTTCTAGCTTCAGCAGGATCTCTGGATTCTGTGGAAGTTCTAGATTAGGAGGTGGTGTTAGTGGAGGCT TGCAGTATGGTGGTTGTATGGGAGGTGGTAGTGGCAACGGGGGGCTTTTCTCTGGAGGGGAAAAGTAAGCCATGCAGAACCTCAATGATGGCCTAGCCAATTACCTAGACAAGGTCAGAGCCCTGGAGGAGGCCA ACAAAATCAAGGAGTGGTGTGACAAATTTGGGCCTGGGTCTGGAGACGGTGGATCTAGAAGAGATTGCAGCAAATACTATCCAATAATTGAAGATCACACGGACCAG ATCATTGCAGCCACGATTAATAATGCCAGCATGACTTCCCCAATTGACAATGCTGGACTTGCAGCAGATAACTTCAAAATGAA GTATGAAAATGAGCTCTATCTATGCCAGTCAGTTGAAGCCTATGTAAACGGCCCGCAAAAAgtactcagtgagctgaatgtgACCACATGGGACCTTAAAATACAGTCCGAAAGCCTAGCAGAAGACCTGGCTTATCTCAAGAACAACCCCAAGG AAGAAATGAGCACTTTGCAGAGACAGTCCAGTGGGGACGTGACTGTAGAAATGAACTCGGCCCCAGGGGCAGATCTAACCAAGCGGCTGAACTGCATGAGG AAACAGTAAGAGGAACTGGCTGAGCAAAACcttagggaggccgaggagtAGTTCAACAAGCAG AGTGCATCCCTGCAGACACAGATCTCCACGAATGCTGAAGCCGTTAGCTCGGCCAAGAGTGACATTAAT GAACTGAAACCAGTCCTCCAGTCCCTCCAGCATGAACTACAGTCTGTCTTGGCCATG CAAAGCTCCCTAGAAGGAACCCTGGCTGACACAGAAGCTGGCTACGTGGCTCAGCTGTCAGAAATTAAGATGCATATCAGCATCCTGGAGGAGCAGATCTGCCAGATCTGGGGCGAGACTGAATACCAGAACACAGAGTATGCACAACTGCTGGACATCAAGACACGCCTGGAGGTGGAGATCGAGACCTACCACCGCCTGCTCAGTGGAGAGGGAGG TTCTGAGGCCAGAGAAGCTGAATCTAAAGGATCATTGTCTGTGGACTCCAAAGGAAGAATCAGCACAGCTCAGTCAAGGGGAAGAGTCGCTTTTTGA